One region of Agrobacterium tumefaciens genomic DNA includes:
- the bglA gene encoding beta-galactosidase BglA, whose protein sequence is MPTTHAPVHKSQAQSDWWKGAVIYQVYPRSFQDTTGDGYGDLAGVTKRLSYIASLGVDAIWLSPFFTSPMADMGYDVSDYCNVDPMFGTLADFDALMAEAHRLGLKVIIDQVISHTSDKHPWFVDSRASRINSKADWYVWANPKPDGTAPTNWLSVFGGPAWEWDGVRKQYYMHSFLASQPDLNFHNPDVQDALLETVRFWLDRGVDGFRLDTVNHYFHDKLLRDNPPLLDDESFGLDASDVNPYGMQDHLYDKTRPENVAFLQRFRALLDEYEGRATVGEVGDGARSLKTVAAYTSGNDKLNMCYTFDLLGPDFSAKHLRGSVETFGKVVTDGWVCWAFSNHDVVRHLSRFSEGSEEQTRVAKLAICVLASLRGSICLYQGEELGLTEAELAFEDLRDPYGIRFWPAFKGRDGCRTPMVWETGKPNAGFSSAEKPWLPVPYVHAMQAADAQERKPDSVLNHYRAVLSFRKAHGALRDGDMDFIKTNLDVLAFTRHKGDEKLLFVFNLTREAVEFPVPKGMEVTDILPMPGFEPLFDAGIVKLEGLDVFCGVVA, encoded by the coding sequence ATGCCGACAACCCATGCCCCGGTCCACAAATCCCAAGCGCAATCGGACTGGTGGAAGGGGGCGGTGATCTATCAGGTATATCCGCGATCCTTTCAGGACACGACCGGCGACGGTTACGGCGATCTTGCCGGGGTGACGAAGCGGCTGTCCTACATCGCCTCGCTCGGCGTCGATGCCATCTGGCTCTCGCCTTTCTTTACCTCCCCCATGGCCGATATGGGCTATGACGTTTCCGATTATTGCAATGTCGATCCGATGTTCGGCACGCTTGCCGATTTCGATGCATTGATGGCCGAGGCGCACCGGCTGGGGCTGAAAGTCATCATCGACCAGGTGATTTCGCATACATCCGATAAGCATCCCTGGTTCGTGGACAGCCGTGCAAGCCGCATCAACAGCAAGGCGGACTGGTATGTTTGGGCCAATCCCAAACCGGATGGCACGGCGCCCACCAACTGGCTTTCCGTTTTCGGAGGGCCGGCATGGGAATGGGATGGCGTGCGCAAGCAATATTACATGCACAGCTTTCTCGCCTCGCAGCCGGATCTCAATTTTCACAATCCGGATGTTCAGGATGCGCTTCTGGAAACCGTACGGTTCTGGCTCGATCGCGGCGTGGACGGTTTTCGTCTCGATACCGTCAATCACTATTTCCACGACAAGCTGTTGCGCGACAACCCGCCGCTTTTGGACGACGAAAGCTTTGGCCTCGATGCGTCCGACGTCAATCCTTACGGCATGCAGGATCATCTCTACGACAAGACGCGGCCGGAAAACGTGGCCTTCCTCCAGCGCTTCCGCGCGCTTCTCGATGAATATGAGGGCCGCGCCACCGTGGGCGAGGTGGGGGACGGCGCACGCTCGCTGAAGACGGTCGCGGCCTACACATCCGGCAATGACAAACTCAACATGTGCTATACCTTCGATCTGCTTGGCCCGGATTTCAGCGCAAAACACCTGCGGGGCTCGGTCGAGACCTTTGGCAAGGTGGTGACGGATGGCTGGGTGTGCTGGGCCTTTTCCAACCACGATGTGGTGCGCCATCTGAGCCGGTTTTCCGAAGGCTCCGAGGAGCAGACGCGGGTTGCGAAGCTCGCCATCTGCGTTCTCGCCAGCCTGCGCGGCTCGATATGTCTGTATCAGGGTGAGGAGCTGGGCCTGACCGAGGCCGAACTGGCCTTCGAGGATTTGCGTGACCCCTACGGCATTCGCTTCTGGCCCGCCTTCAAGGGGCGTGACGGGTGCCGCACGCCGATGGTGTGGGAAACCGGCAAGCCGAATGCGGGTTTTTCAAGCGCGGAAAAGCCGTGGCTGCCGGTGCCCTATGTCCACGCCATGCAGGCGGCGGATGCGCAGGAGCGCAAGCCGGACTCGGTTCTTAACCACTACCGCGCGGTCTTGTCCTTTCGCAAAGCCCATGGAGCATTGCGCGACGGCGATATGGACTTCATCAAGACCAATCTCGACGTGCTGGCCTTCACGCGCCACAAGGGTGACGAAAAGCTGCTGTTCGTTTTCAACCTGACCCGTGAGGCGGTGGAATTTC
- a CDS encoding sugar kinase, protein MGGRFLSIGECMVELSQAGNGLLRKGFAGDTFNTAWYARACLPEDWSVDYFTALGDDPLSQDMLAFIADAGIGTEKIRRIKGGTPGLYLINLKDGERTFSYWRNAAAARQLAADADHLRKTVESADVIYFSGITLAILASPHDVDTFFAELRRAKAAGKPVVFDPNIRPRLWSDKDTMLETITNGARAATLVMPSFDDEASHFGDTSVEATIERYRALGVANIVVKDGAKGATLDFSGARSHAPAVEAVDVVDTTSAGDSFNGAFLARYVTGSSPHDAAVFAARAAATVIGHHGALISPELLPLVG, encoded by the coding sequence GTGGGCGGACGGTTTCTGTCGATTGGCGAATGTATGGTGGAACTGTCGCAGGCCGGAAACGGGCTGCTGCGCAAGGGTTTTGCCGGTGATACCTTCAATACGGCATGGTATGCACGTGCCTGCCTGCCAGAAGACTGGTCCGTCGATTATTTCACCGCACTCGGCGACGATCCTCTTTCGCAGGACATGCTGGCCTTCATTGCAGATGCCGGTATCGGCACGGAAAAAATCCGCCGCATCAAGGGCGGCACACCCGGCCTTTACCTCATCAACCTCAAGGATGGTGAGCGCACCTTCAGCTATTGGCGCAACGCCGCCGCAGCAAGGCAACTCGCAGCAGATGCGGACCACCTGCGCAAGACGGTTGAAAGCGCCGACGTCATCTATTTTTCTGGCATCACGCTCGCCATTCTCGCCTCGCCGCACGATGTCGATACTTTCTTTGCGGAACTGCGCCGCGCCAAGGCAGCGGGCAAGCCCGTGGTCTTCGACCCGAACATCCGCCCGCGCCTCTGGTCCGACAAGGACACGATGCTGGAGACGATTACCAACGGCGCACGCGCCGCAACGCTGGTAATGCCAAGTTTCGATGACGAAGCCAGCCATTTCGGCGACACATCCGTCGAGGCCACAATCGAGCGTTACCGTGCACTCGGCGTCGCCAACATCGTCGTCAAGGATGGCGCAAAGGGTGCGACACTCGATTTCAGCGGCGCACGCAGCCACGCTCCGGCGGTAGAAGCCGTGGATGTGGTGGATACGACAAGTGCAGGCGACAGTTTCAACGGCGCGTTTCTCGCCCGATATGTAACCGGCAGTTCGCCGCACGACGCCGCCGTCTTTGCCGCACGGGCAGCGGCAACCGTCATCGGCCATCACGGCGCGCTGATCAGCCCCGAGCTTCTTCCGCTGGTCGGATGA
- a CDS encoding bifunctional monoglucosyl/glucuronosyl diacylglycerol synthase produces MTRITIVTDAWHPQVNGVVRSIENTNTELARLGVDVHMVTPQSFYSIPCPTYPEIRLSVAGYRRVAAEIEKSQPSFVHIATEGPLGFMARRWCVKNRMRFSTSYHTRFPEYVAARFPIPESWLYAFVRWFHNGGNTCMVATPSLETELEARGVRNLKRWSRGIDAELFHPRPKTSLPFDLPRPIFMTVGRVAVEKNLPEFLDLELPGSKVVIGDGPARHELQEKYPDVLFTGIKTGEELAAAYAQADVFVFPSKTDTFGNTILEALASGVPVAAFPVTGPIDILGGNPGAGALNDNLRDACLAALHCSSQEALALSKSYSWEKASRQFLDNVIHAAGKSLPLLSRSRLA; encoded by the coding sequence ATGACGAGAATCACGATTGTCACAGATGCCTGGCACCCGCAGGTCAACGGCGTGGTTCGTTCCATCGAAAATACCAATACGGAACTCGCGCGGCTGGGCGTGGATGTGCACATGGTGACACCGCAGAGTTTCTACAGCATCCCCTGCCCGACCTATCCGGAAATCCGCCTGTCAGTCGCCGGCTATCGCCGTGTCGCGGCGGAGATTGAAAAAAGCCAGCCCTCCTTCGTGCACATCGCCACCGAGGGTCCGCTGGGTTTCATGGCGCGGCGCTGGTGCGTGAAGAACAGGATGCGTTTTTCCACCAGCTATCACACCCGCTTTCCCGAATATGTCGCGGCGCGCTTCCCCATCCCGGAAAGCTGGCTTTACGCTTTCGTGCGCTGGTTTCACAACGGTGGCAACACCTGCATGGTGGCGACGCCAAGCCTGGAGACCGAGCTTGAGGCCCGCGGGGTTCGCAACTTGAAGCGCTGGAGCCGCGGCATCGATGCCGAACTGTTCCATCCACGTCCGAAAACGTCGCTGCCTTTCGATCTGCCGAGACCGATCTTCATGACGGTCGGTCGTGTGGCGGTGGAAAAAAACCTGCCTGAATTCCTCGACCTCGAGCTGCCCGGATCGAAGGTCGTGATCGGCGATGGCCCGGCGCGCCATGAATTGCAGGAAAAATATCCGGACGTGCTGTTTACCGGCATCAAGACCGGGGAAGAACTCGCGGCTGCCTATGCGCAGGCCGATGTCTTCGTTTTCCCGTCCAAGACCGACACATTCGGCAACACCATTCTGGAAGCGCTGGCGAGCGGTGTGCCGGTGGCCGCCTTCCCCGTTACCGGGCCGATCGATATTCTCGGCGGCAATCCCGGGGCAGGCGCGCTGAATGACAATCTTCGCGACGCGTGTCTTGCAGCGCTCCATTGTTCATCGCAGGAGGCCCTGGCGCTTTCCAAAAGCTACAGCTGGGAAAAGGCATCGCGGCAATTCCTCGACAACGTCATTCACGCCGCCGGAAAATCCCTGCCGCTTTTGTCCCGCTCACGACTTG